One genomic region from Leptospira tipperaryensis encodes:
- a CDS encoding MORN repeat-containing protein, with protein MNSGRNASIQYSKIMILFRAFETRFVSLKNSKLTTLLSALVFLILFTQCSSGDKKPPPNESASGAGRSAYAEDEAQNNQEEETNSSASNRSANVDPDAKPTKGCIEGNCSSGTGTYVYDNGDEYRGSFQNDLRNGSGRIKYANGDRFDGSFKDDQKEGKGTYIFRNGALLEGTFQAGSMMGPGKVRFPDTSVYEGDFQDERNSAEGTMSSSFDGSKQNCRIQNKIVLCGGGRGAESPYGKN; from the coding sequence ATGAACTCCGGTAGAAACGCTTCCATTCAGTATTCGAAAATTATGATTCTCTTTAGAGCTTTTGAGACTCGTTTTGTCTCTTTAAAAAATTCTAAGTTAACTACGCTTCTTAGTGCATTGGTATTTTTGATTCTTTTCACTCAGTGTTCCTCGGGAGATAAGAAGCCCCCACCGAACGAATCCGCAAGCGGCGCCGGCAGATCCGCTTACGCCGAAGACGAAGCACAGAACAATCAAGAAGAAGAAACAAATTCTTCGGCTTCCAATCGTTCCGCCAACGTGGACCCGGATGCAAAACCGACGAAAGGTTGTATCGAGGGAAATTGCAGCTCCGGAACAGGAACTTATGTCTACGATAACGGGGATGAATACAGAGGTTCCTTTCAGAACGATCTCAGAAACGGTTCCGGAAGAATCAAATACGCCAACGGAGACAGATTTGACGGAAGTTTTAAAGACGATCAGAAAGAAGGAAAAGGCACTTATATCTTTAGAAACGGGGCTCTTTTAGAAGGCACTTTCCAAGCGGGTTCCATGATGGGACCGGGAAAGGTTCGATTCCCGGACACAAGCGTTTATGAAGGCGACTTTCAAGACGAAAGAAACTCCGCGGAAGGAACGATGAGTTCTTCCTTTGACGGATCCAAACAAAACTGCAGAATCCAAAATAAGATCGTCCTCTGCGGCGGCGGACGCGGAGCAGAATCCCCTTACGGAAAAAATTGA
- a CDS encoding adenylate/guanylate cyclase domain-containing protein, with product MAFRRTIGASASEDRLEKLIQDRLQPGADKTLVDQRIWDLFGEEWCVMFTDLSGFSRGVEKFGIIHFLQTIHESERILIPIIEDHDGILLKSEGDSFLVIFRNVGKGIESAIKMQQILVNYNQDKIPEEKILLCVGLGFGKVLKIGDTDVFGSEVNTASKLGEDTAEAGEILVTQSVFEQVREKHLRFEELPEAPAGTPKAYRLVY from the coding sequence ATGGCATTTCGAAGAACGATCGGAGCAAGCGCTTCCGAAGATAGATTGGAAAAATTGATTCAAGATCGATTGCAACCCGGAGCCGACAAAACCTTAGTCGATCAGAGGATCTGGGATCTTTTCGGCGAAGAATGGTGTGTCATGTTCACGGATCTTTCCGGTTTTTCGAGAGGAGTGGAAAAATTTGGAATCATTCACTTTTTGCAAACCATCCACGAATCCGAAAGAATTCTGATTCCGATCATCGAAGACCACGACGGAATCCTTTTGAAATCGGAAGGAGATAGTTTTCTCGTGATCTTTCGAAACGTTGGAAAGGGAATCGAATCCGCGATCAAGATGCAACAGATTCTTGTAAACTACAACCAAGACAAGATCCCGGAAGAAAAGATCCTTCTCTGCGTCGGACTCGGCTTTGGAAAGGTTTTAAAGATCGGAGATACGGACGTTTTCGGTTCCGAAGTCAACACCGCGAGCAAACTCGGAGAGGATACGGCCGAAGCCGGAGAGATTTTAGTCACACAATCCGTCTTCGAACAAGTCCGGGAGAAACACCTTCGTTTTGAAGAATTACCCGAAGCTCCTGCTGGAACCCCGAAAGCCTACCGACTCGTCTATTAA
- a CDS encoding M20/M25/M40 family metallo-hydrolase gives MIFVRTSSWILCLTLIGCFYSSPIRTIPLKPNAVSVNWEERTNEAVQILQDLIRIRTERKNEIEVVRYLQALLQKEGIPSKIYASKEHPEHANLVAVLEPNKKSSLKGIILGNHSDVVEADASEWTVPPYSAQIVDGKIYGRGALDMKGLAVMQLVAFLELKRSNIELKRKIMFLSLADEESGSLWGARYMAKEHRDIFENYDTMLNEGGVATKDVGIPGSTIFNIQYAEKGNLWLRLRAKGQSGHGSAPTSDYATLNLIRFYEEVLSYDVGVRITEETRAYFYQLGKVASFPTSFFLKNASNPLVKPLLTGTLKKSKHLSAMTSNTKAITGIQSLEGSGYNVLSGETLGKLDIRVLPGFDTKEYFEKIRELAKPYGVEVEIEDEIGPDDSPLEDELFQILASVSVSKVPGSVAAPFMSSGKTDNARFRRIGIRCYGLNPAILTSKDTETLHGKDENISIENLKLGSQILFETLYQYVTP, from the coding sequence ATGATTTTCGTTCGCACATCTTCGTGGATCCTGTGTCTTACTTTGATCGGTTGTTTTTATTCTTCTCCGATCCGGACGATTCCTCTCAAACCCAACGCGGTTTCCGTCAACTGGGAAGAACGAACGAACGAGGCGGTTCAGATTCTTCAGGATTTGATTCGGATTCGAACGGAACGAAAAAACGAAATCGAAGTCGTTCGTTATCTCCAAGCCCTTTTACAAAAGGAAGGAATTCCTTCTAAGATCTATGCTTCGAAAGAACATCCCGAACACGCAAACTTAGTCGCGGTTCTCGAACCCAATAAGAAAAGTTCACTCAAAGGAATCATCTTAGGAAATCATAGCGACGTAGTGGAAGCGGACGCATCGGAATGGACAGTTCCTCCTTATTCCGCTCAGATCGTAGACGGAAAAATTTACGGAAGAGGGGCTTTGGATATGAAAGGCCTCGCCGTGATGCAACTCGTCGCGTTCCTAGAATTAAAACGTTCTAATATAGAACTCAAACGAAAAATAATGTTTTTATCCCTCGCAGACGAAGAAAGCGGGAGTCTCTGGGGTGCGCGTTATATGGCGAAAGAGCACAGAGATATATTCGAAAATTATGATACAATGTTAAACGAAGGCGGGGTCGCAACCAAGGACGTGGGAATTCCGGGTTCAACGATCTTTAACATCCAATACGCTGAAAAGGGAAACCTCTGGTTAAGACTAAGAGCAAAAGGTCAGAGCGGTCACGGAAGCGCGCCGACTTCCGACTACGCCACGTTGAATCTGATTCGGTTTTACGAAGAAGTTTTAAGTTACGACGTAGGAGTAAGAATCACGGAAGAGACCAGGGCTTATTTCTATCAGTTGGGAAAGGTTGCTTCCTTTCCTACTTCCTTCTTTTTAAAGAATGCGTCCAATCCATTGGTCAAACCGCTTCTCACCGGAACTCTCAAAAAAAGCAAACACCTTTCCGCGATGACGAGCAACACGAAAGCGATCACTGGAATTCAATCCTTGGAAGGGAGCGGTTACAACGTTCTTTCCGGAGAAACATTAGGAAAATTGGATATTCGAGTGCTTCCGGGTTTTGATACGAAAGAATACTTCGAAAAAATTAGAGAACTCGCCAAACCGTACGGAGTGGAAGTCGAAATCGAGGACGAGATCGGACCGGATGATTCTCCTCTCGAAGACGAACTCTTTCAGATTCTGGCGAGTGTTTCCGTTTCTAAGGTTCCAGGAAGTGTCGCCGCTCCGTTTATGTCTTCGGGAAAGACGGATAACGCGCGATTTAGAAGAATCGGGATTCGTTGTTACGGACTCAATCCTGCGATCCTGACTTCGAAGGATACGGAAACTCTTCACGGAAAAGACGAAAATATCAGCATTGAAAATTTAAAACTGGGATCTCAGATTCTTTTTGAAACGCTCTATCAGTACGTTACTCCTTAG
- a CDS encoding DMT family transporter, producing MSSESKTKTFLEFQFAMLLISGNILFAKLIDESVWMITFSRTVFASAGLYLFLKWRGKPVFFTSKTENLASLGSGILLAVHWITFFASARLASPAIAVLTLFTHPVITVFLEPIYFATRPRKTDLLLALLVLLGVGILIPELKPGNDLFLGILSGLLSAFTFSYRNLITKKFLSHHGSAQVMFLQSLTAGFFLAPVCYWDPIPTSFHSLGLMVLLGFFFTAFAHTLYVKSMFQLKLKTAGILSSIQPVYSILLAWIILGDIPGYREITGGVLILIAGTLETIRFKKDGP from the coding sequence ATGTCCTCCGAATCCAAAACAAAAACGTTCCTCGAATTTCAATTCGCGATGCTTCTCATCAGCGGAAACATTCTCTTTGCAAAGTTGATCGACGAAAGCGTCTGGATGATTACGTTCAGCCGAACGGTCTTTGCAAGCGCAGGCCTCTATCTCTTTTTGAAATGGAGGGGCAAACCCGTCTTCTTTACCTCCAAGACTGAGAATCTGGCCTCTCTCGGAAGTGGAATTCTTTTGGCGGTTCACTGGATCACTTTTTTTGCTTCCGCGAGACTCGCCTCGCCCGCGATCGCGGTTCTCACATTGTTTACACATCCGGTCATCACAGTCTTTTTAGAGCCGATCTACTTTGCGACTCGTCCCAGAAAGACGGATCTTCTCCTGGCGCTTCTGGTTCTTTTGGGAGTGGGAATTCTCATCCCCGAATTGAAACCCGGGAACGATTTGTTTTTAGGAATTCTCTCCGGACTTCTTTCCGCGTTTACGTTTTCGTATCGAAATCTGATCACAAAAAAATTTCTTTCCCATCACGGAAGCGCGCAGGTGATGTTTTTACAATCCCTTACCGCTGGGTTCTTTCTCGCTCCCGTTTGTTACTGGGATCCGATTCCAACGAGCTTTCATTCTTTAGGTCTTATGGTTTTGCTCGGATTTTTTTTCACGGCCTTCGCTCATACGCTCTACGTGAAATCCATGTTTCAATTAAAACTAAAGACCGCCGGGATTCTTTCGAGTATTCAACCCGTGTATTCCATTCTTCTCGCCTGGATCATCTTAGGCGACATTCCGGGTTATCGAGAAATCACGGGAGGTGTTTTGATTTTAATCGCGGGAACCTTAGAAACGATTCGTTTTAAAAAGGACGGTCCTTAG
- a CDS encoding di-heme oxidoredictase family protein — translation MELTAAWFVLNNLPSTNPWDYEAGEEYQGGTGMTSFQSGSSAFRQFAPDSSLNVISEFTVGQAVFEVPWTPGFSASLPDRDGLGPFFHSNSCVSCHFANGRALEEDGEPLTFSLVRLSSASDSHSPDPQYGGQFQPNSVSGVSKEGTVILTYQEIEGKFEDGSAYALRSPIFNFSNLAYGPLANDIKTSLRVPQQVIGLGLLEAIPEKTILSFADPDDLDGDGISGRPNYIPNLDGSSTSLGRFGWKANNPSLIRQNSAAFLGDLGITSPLFPNENCMTGQTQCQSAANGGSPEVPQSKIEAITTYMKLVAVPARRKASNTSVLSGKEIFFKAGCKNCHIPKMLTGPDAGFSGISNQTIRPYTDLLLHDMGEGLADQRPDEEASGREWRTPPLWGIGLFEEVNGHTRYLHDGRARDLTEAILWHGGEAEKSKNYVLKLDIRERTHLLNFLKSL, via the coding sequence ATGGAACTCACCGCCGCATGGTTCGTTCTGAACAATCTTCCTTCTACCAATCCTTGGGATTACGAGGCGGGAGAAGAATACCAAGGAGGAACCGGAATGACGAGCTTTCAATCGGGAAGTTCCGCCTTTCGTCAGTTTGCTCCCGATTCTTCTCTGAACGTGATCTCGGAATTTACGGTCGGACAAGCCGTCTTTGAAGTTCCTTGGACCCCCGGCTTTTCGGCTTCTCTACCGGATCGAGACGGATTAGGTCCCTTCTTTCATTCCAATTCCTGCGTTAGTTGTCACTTCGCAAACGGAAGAGCCTTAGAAGAGGACGGTGAACCTCTTACGTTCAGCCTTGTACGCCTGAGCTCGGCTTCGGATTCTCATTCTCCCGATCCTCAGTATGGGGGTCAGTTTCAACCAAACTCGGTTTCGGGAGTTTCCAAGGAAGGCACCGTGATTCTTACCTACCAAGAAATCGAAGGAAAATTTGAAGACGGTTCCGCCTACGCCCTTCGTTCTCCTATATTCAATTTTTCGAATTTAGCATACGGTCCTCTCGCAAACGATATTAAAACTTCCCTGCGGGTTCCTCAACAAGTGATCGGTCTCGGACTTTTAGAAGCGATCCCCGAAAAGACGATTCTTTCGTTTGCCGATCCAGATGATCTCGACGGGGACGGGATTTCGGGAAGACCGAATTATATTCCGAATCTCGACGGTTCTAGTACGAGCTTAGGGAGATTTGGATGGAAAGCGAATAATCCGAGTCTGATCCGCCAAAATTCCGCAGCATTCTTAGGCGATTTGGGAATCACATCCCCCCTTTTTCCCAATGAAAATTGTATGACCGGCCAGACTCAATGCCAATCGGCCGCTAACGGAGGATCTCCGGAAGTCCCTCAGTCCAAGATCGAAGCGATCACGACTTATATGAAGTTAGTCGCCGTTCCCGCGAGAAGAAAGGCTTCGAACACAAGCGTCCTTTCCGGGAAAGAAATCTTTTTCAAAGCCGGTTGCAAGAATTGTCATATTCCAAAAATGTTAACTGGTCCGGATGCCGGTTTTTCCGGAATTTCGAACCAGACCATCCGTCCTTATACGGATCTTTTGTTACACGACATGGGAGAAGGTCTCGCCGATCAAAGACCGGACGAAGAAGCGAGCGGAAGAGAATGGAGGACTCCTCCCCTCTGGGGAATCGGACTTTTTGAAGAAGTCAACGGTCACACTCGTTATCTGCACGACGGTAGAGCGAGAGATTTGACCGAAGCGATTCTCTGGCACGGAGGAGAAGCTGAAAAAAGTAAAAACTACGTTCTAAAATTAGATATCAGAGAAAGAACCCATCTTCTAAACTTTTTAAAATCCTTGTAA
- a CDS encoding NADase-type glycan-binding domain-containing protein has protein sequence MNRKTGILIQILLLVFSLWSCKKELSVSMATSTSLSDKLAFAALGGGSWKPEAGAEFVKMHFYPDEGFQLKKVEVDSCKGEFSDAVTAYINFDELSASATLSGTKAIVSFEKPVFSRSVTINFRKNKDLCIGEIRFYDERDKPFSLKLPKIVEGSAKASETANPVLSYDVMNLFDSRYEYAWASDKKGKGVTLDFKFNEPQKINTIKIWNGYQRSDQHCYSNGRLKTATLTGDNGYVQKIQVQDILGPQEISLEKTFEGSSLRLTVDDIYAGKMYKGLVLSEIRFGKDKNWILINPISRSQSIAEQNHLQFTPPDLDTILNHGLRGTDVSTLPEEIQSTETVAEAEPAAATEETNGVRIESNWSLRMRSDGSFFMEGNTQDQKSDDMGYVNKTSKFYAIGNYEVKESSADSLKLRVFGYMRKYSSSFEEKYGDMDCNGCGRDCNMAETDPDKKEIIFQDFITIKKINGNIYVQNTSPSRKLDFKTLEMALE, from the coding sequence ATGAATCGTAAAACCGGTATTCTTATCCAAATCCTTCTTTTGGTATTCAGTCTTTGGAGTTGTAAAAAAGAACTGAGCGTTTCGATGGCGACTTCGACTTCGTTAAGCGACAAACTCGCGTTCGCTGCGTTAGGCGGCGGTTCCTGGAAGCCGGAAGCGGGCGCAGAATTTGTAAAGATGCATTTTTATCCCGACGAAGGCTTTCAATTGAAAAAAGTGGAAGTCGATTCTTGTAAGGGAGAATTCAGCGACGCTGTGACGGCTTACATCAACTTTGACGAGCTCAGCGCATCCGCAACGTTAAGCGGAACCAAGGCGATCGTCTCCTTTGAAAAACCCGTCTTCTCCAGATCGGTGACGATCAACTTTCGAAAGAACAAGGATCTCTGTATCGGAGAGATTCGTTTTTATGACGAAAGAGACAAACCATTCTCCCTGAAACTTCCTAAGATCGTGGAAGGTTCGGCGAAAGCCTCCGAAACCGCAAACCCCGTTTTATCCTATGACGTGATGAATCTTTTTGATTCTCGTTACGAGTATGCCTGGGCCTCGGATAAAAAGGGAAAGGGGGTAACTCTCGATTTTAAATTCAACGAACCTCAGAAAATCAATACGATCAAGATCTGGAACGGTTATCAAAGATCGGATCAACACTGTTATTCCAACGGAAGATTGAAGACTGCAACTCTCACGGGGGACAACGGTTACGTTCAAAAGATTCAAGTTCAGGATATCCTCGGTCCTCAAGAAATCTCTCTGGAAAAAACCTTCGAAGGTTCTTCTCTTCGTCTGACAGTGGATGATATCTACGCAGGAAAGATGTACAAAGGATTGGTGCTCAGCGAGATCCGATTCGGAAAGGATAAAAACTGGATTCTTATCAATCCGATTTCAAGATCTCAGAGTATCGCCGAGCAGAATCATCTTCAATTTACTCCTCCGGATTTGGATACGATTCTAAATCACGGACTCAGAGGAACCGATGTTTCTACTCTTCCGGAAGAAATTCAAAGTACGGAAACCGTCGCTGAAGCGGAACCCGCAGCCGCCACGGAAGAAACCAACGGAGTAAGAATCGAATCCAACTGGTCTTTGAGGATGCGTTCCGACGGTTCCTTTTTTATGGAAGGAAATACACAGGATCAGAAAAGCGACGACATGGGTTATGTAAACAAGACGAGTAAGTTTTACGCGATCGGTAACTACGAAGTCAAGGAATCATCTGCGGATTCTTTGAAGTTGAGGGTCTTTGGGTATATGCGAAAATACTCATCTTCTTTTGAGGAAAAATACGGAGATATGGACTGCAACGGTTGTGGAAGAGACTGCAATATGGCGGAAACCGATCCGGATAAAAAGGAAATCATCTTTCAGGATTTTATCACGATCAAAAAGATCAACGGAAATATCTACGTTCAGAACACGAGTCCGAGTCGTAAACTCGACTTCAAAACCTTGGAGATGGCTCTGGAGTGA
- the lsa20 gene encoding LIC11469 family lipoprotein adhesin Lsa20: MKSFQIFIGIFFSLLLILECKKESSNSDSEKLVPAESDPNRQIQVSVLWEKKEFPFEMELFEGASQRPVDLWATGTVKSLSEAPVSSPIDGNNLFLRPGSKKKFVLVVRNTSDRDFYFFAAPHSMEPAESSLGFKFKCLCINHAFYIPPKETWYRVVELRTGAEALGKELRITHTLVGMDENRIQLYQKRMGSGTSSSNED; the protein is encoded by the coding sequence GTGAAGTCGTTTCAAATTTTCATCGGGATCTTTTTTTCTCTCCTTCTCATCTTAGAATGTAAAAAAGAATCTTCTAATTCCGATTCTGAAAAATTGGTGCCGGCAGAAAGTGACCCGAATCGTCAGATCCAAGTTTCGGTTCTCTGGGAGAAAAAAGAATTTCCATTCGAGATGGAGCTCTTCGAAGGAGCTTCTCAAAGGCCCGTGGATCTTTGGGCTACGGGCACGGTGAAAAGTCTTTCAGAGGCTCCGGTTTCTTCACCGATCGACGGGAACAATCTCTTTCTCAGGCCGGGTTCGAAAAAGAAATTTGTCTTGGTGGTACGGAATACGAGCGATCGAGACTTTTACTTTTTTGCGGCCCCACACTCGATGGAACCCGCTGAAAGTTCTCTGGGTTTTAAGTTCAAATGTCTTTGTATCAACCACGCGTTCTACATTCCTCCGAAAGAAACCTGGTATCGGGTCGTTGAACTCAGAACCGGCGCCGAAGCCTTGGGAAAAGAATTAAGAATTACTCATACACTCGTCGGAATGGACGAAAACAGGATTCAACTCTATCAAAAAAGGATGGGATCCGGGACATCTTCCTCGAACGAGGATTAA
- a CDS encoding glycosyl hydrolase family 67 — protein sequence MNLDLALIDSSAPFFVKAPGRSQNWSKAPIGLLEKNQEFRKKTHKRIRENFDSYVKRVSKMGYNAVSIDELSFLTDLSFYPDNLRSKIQSYQKSYRKLFKTAKKNGMKVFLTSDFLFSNSYIEKETKGEFDRVVSFFRLVLENLFSEFENIDGIILRIGESDGVDVKGDFRSKLFLKTPEDANRLLKEILPVFKKHSKTLIFRTWTIGAYPIGDLIWNPKTYEKVFQNIPTENLIISMKYGEGDFFRYLKLNPLFFQDERPKLVEFQARREYEGFGEFPSFVGWQYASYKEELKKAKNLVGFSVWCQTGGWSSFQNITFLKNTSYWNELNTFVCLGLFKKDWSVKKSLRKFYGKKNLTELIRFLRLSDRVILNLLYDPEFADQQLYIHRVRIPPLLHITWDRVTISDHFRILYDSFCKDKELSVKKGYESIESLKEMGRIAKRISLSYDFRFQYDTFQLFAFCRELLYLPDPERQNYLLEETIHLAKIYAENYPNAYKFRILSRRKIPGFMSKLLLKLFIRRQKDTRILDRILFSPSMRHFYLFLYQKIRSKLPSFINQQAMPVSELLK from the coding sequence ATGAACTTGGATCTGGCTCTTATCGATTCCAGCGCGCCCTTTTTTGTAAAGGCGCCCGGCAGATCGCAGAACTGGTCCAAGGCTCCGATCGGACTTTTGGAAAAAAATCAAGAGTTCAGAAAAAAAACTCACAAAAGAATACGGGAGAATTTTGATTCTTACGTAAAAAGAGTGAGTAAGATGGGATACAACGCGGTTTCCATCGACGAACTTTCCTTTCTTACGGATCTTTCCTTTTATCCGGACAACCTTCGTTCCAAAATTCAATCCTATCAAAAATCATATCGCAAACTTTTTAAGACGGCGAAGAAGAATGGGATGAAGGTCTTTCTTACGAGTGACTTTCTTTTTTCCAATTCTTATATTGAAAAAGAAACGAAAGGAGAATTTGATCGAGTTGTTTCTTTTTTTCGTCTGGTTCTTGAAAACCTTTTTTCCGAATTTGAAAACATAGACGGAATCATTTTAAGGATCGGAGAATCGGACGGAGTCGACGTCAAAGGCGACTTCAGAAGCAAACTTTTTTTAAAAACTCCGGAAGACGCCAATCGACTTCTGAAAGAAATTCTACCCGTATTCAAAAAACATTCTAAAACTCTAATATTTAGAACTTGGACGATTGGCGCGTATCCGATCGGAGATCTGATCTGGAATCCGAAAACCTACGAAAAGGTTTTTCAAAACATTCCAACGGAAAATTTGATCATTTCTATGAAATATGGAGAAGGAGATTTTTTTCGATATCTGAAACTCAATCCTCTTTTCTTTCAGGACGAAAGACCCAAACTCGTGGAATTCCAAGCAAGAAGGGAATACGAGGGTTTTGGAGAATTTCCTTCCTTTGTCGGCTGGCAATACGCGTCCTACAAAGAAGAACTAAAAAAAGCAAAAAACCTTGTGGGATTCAGCGTTTGGTGTCAAACCGGGGGTTGGTCCTCTTTTCAGAATATTACGTTTTTAAAGAATACTTCCTATTGGAACGAACTCAATACGTTCGTATGTCTCGGTCTTTTCAAAAAAGATTGGAGTGTAAAAAAGAGTCTTCGTAAGTTTTACGGAAAGAAAAATCTCACAGAGTTGATTCGATTCTTACGGCTTTCCGATCGTGTCATCTTGAATCTTCTCTATGATCCCGAATTTGCGGATCAACAACTCTATATTCACAGAGTCAGGATTCCACCCCTGCTCCATATCACCTGGGATCGGGTTACGATCAGCGATCATTTTAGAATTCTCTATGATTCTTTTTGCAAAGACAAAGAGCTTTCTGTAAAAAAGGGATACGAATCGATTGAAAGTTTAAAGGAAATGGGAAGGATCGCAAAACGAATTTCTCTCTCGTATGATTTTCGTTTTCAATACGATACGTTTCAGCTCTTTGCTTTTTGTCGGGAACTTCTCTATCTTCCCGATCCGGAAAGACAGAACTACCTTTTAGAGGAGACGATTCATCTTGCAAAGATCTACGCGGAAAATTATCCGAACGCGTATAAATTTAGAATTCTTTCCCGCAGAAAAATTCCTGGATTTATGTCTAAACTTTTACTGAAATTATTTATTCGAAGACAGAAAGACACGAGAATCCTAGATCGAATTCTTTTTTCTCCTTCAATGAGACATTTCTATTTATTCTTATATCAAAAGATACGTTCAAAACTTCCTTCGTTTATCAATCAGCAAGCGATGCCCGTCTCGGAACTCTTGAAATAG
- a CDS encoding alpha/beta hydrolase has protein sequence MVHYEHNPALKSSKSSSSDKPPILFVHGAWHGAWCWKENFVPYFQKAGYEVYTLDLRGHGKSPSIGSFRWTSIANYVQDVQKVLDQLPESTVLVGHSMGGLVVQKTLETADIPKAVLLASVPPHGVFRITLELLLKHPIRFLRVLGTLSLFPLVEDPKLSQELFFSKLISDTKAFQYASRLQDESFFAFLGMLILSLPNTKKVKTPLLVIGGEKDRFFPPWEVKRTAKVYGVEPEIFSNMGHNLMLDEGWENVAEKIDSYLSPVRNVSKTKTSAKKTKPIPKKQTKPKKKKK, from the coding sequence ATGGTCCACTACGAACACAACCCCGCCCTTAAATCTTCTAAATCGTCTTCATCCGATAAACCTCCGATTCTTTTTGTCCACGGAGCTTGGCACGGTGCCTGGTGTTGGAAGGAAAACTTTGTTCCTTATTTTCAAAAAGCGGGATACGAAGTCTATACTCTGGATCTCCGAGGTCACGGGAAAAGTCCGAGTATCGGTTCCTTTCGTTGGACCTCTATCGCCAACTACGTGCAAGACGTTCAAAAAGTTTTAGACCAATTACCGGAATCTACGGTTTTAGTCGGACATTCTATGGGTGGTTTGGTCGTTCAAAAGACATTAGAAACCGCTGATATTCCAAAGGCGGTGTTGTTGGCGAGTGTTCCTCCGCACGGGGTGTTTAGGATCACACTGGAATTATTACTCAAACATCCGATTCGTTTTTTAAGAGTTCTCGGAACTCTTTCTTTGTTTCCTCTCGTGGAAGATCCGAAACTAAGCCAAGAACTTTTCTTTTCTAAATTGATAAGCGACACAAAGGCTTTTCAATACGCTTCCCGTCTGCAAGACGAATCCTTTTTTGCTTTCCTTGGAATGCTGATTCTCTCTCTTCCCAATACTAAAAAAGTGAAAACGCCGCTCCTAGTGATCGGTGGAGAGAAGGATCGATTTTTTCCACCTTGGGAAGTAAAACGTACTGCAAAGGTTTACGGCGTAGAACCCGAAATTTTTTCCAACATGGGTCACAATCTTATGTTGGACGAAGGTTGGGAGAACGTCGCTGAAAAGATCGATTCCTATCTATCACCGGTGAGAAACGTTTCCAAAACAAAAACATCCGCCAAAAAAACAAAACCGATTCCTAAGAAGCAAACAAAACCTAAGAAAAAGAAAAAATAG